TAAAGGGAGACAGCTTTATGTATACACGATAGCCAGTCCACTGGCACTTATTATTTCCAAAACCATTTACAACATGTTTTTAATGCTATTGGTTACTGTAGTAGCATTGGCATTTTACACTTTGGTATTTGGCTACACACCAGAAGATCTTGGCCTCTACCTCATCGCTACTTTATTGGGGAGCATGAGTTTTTCTACCATTTTCACCATGATTTCCGCAATAGCATCGAAAGCTGGAAATGGTGGAATGCTGATGGCCATTCTTAGTTTTCCTGTCATTATCCCGGTAATTACCGTTTTAATTAAGTTAACAAAAAATGCTTGTGACGGGCTTGACCGGAGTGTGAGTTTGGATGAAATTTTTACACTGCTCATCATCAATGTGCTTGTCATGGCTTTTTCTATATTGTTATTTCCCTACCTTTGGCGAGACTAAAATCTATTAATAATGTATAAATCCTGGTGGAAAATTTTAGGTGCTGTTTTGGTGATGTACTCCACAATTGCTGGCTTTTTGGCTAAAACCCCCGAACTACCCATTCTTCATGAAAGTATCAGAAATCTGTATTTCCACGTTCCTATGTGGTTTAGTATGATTGTGCTGTTTAGTATTTCTGTAGTTCAAAGTATTAAATTTTTGAGTAACGGAGATGCAAAAAGCGACCTTAAAGCAGTAGAAAGTGTAAATGCGGGTATCATTTTTGGTATTCTGGGCATTATTACCGGCGCCATTTGGGCAAGGTTTACCTGGGGCCAGGCCTGGAGCTTTGATGTAAAACAAAATTTTGCTGCCATAGCATTGCTGCTTTATTTTGCCTACATGATATTGAGAAATGCCATTGATGAAGATCAAAAACGGGCAAAGATTTCTGCTATATACAACATATTTGCCTTTCCTATGATGGTGGTGCTTTTGTTTGTGCTGCCACGTTTGTCTGATTCGTTGCATCCCGGCAATGGAGGTAATCCTGGTTTTAATTCTTATGACCTGGATAGCAGAATGCGAATGATTTTTTATCCTGCTTGTATTGGGTGGATATTAATTGGCTATTGGATGTACACTTTATTGTTTAGGGTACGCGTTCTGGAAACTAACGAAAAAAATATTGCTTAATGATCATGAAGAAATTTATAATAACCTTTTTAATGCTGCTGGTTACCGGCCAGTTGTTTGCTCAGAATGAAAATTCTGCCATTACTGATAGTTTGTATGCATCAGGAAAAATCTACGTAGTTGTGGTTTGTGTGGCTGTAATTTTATTGGGTTTAATCTTTTTTATGTTTTCTGTAGACAGCAGATTAAAAAAAGTTGAAAAAAAATCTGCCGATAAAAACTAAATTTAAAACGTTTAAACGTGGTTTTTGTTATTGGTAACTAAGGGTGTGAGGGCTACACTAAGCTTTTGGCGATTTGTATAAATCGCTTTTTTTAGTGCAATTTTGCATCATAATTAAGAACTGAGTTCAAATTCATAAAAAAAGACCAATGATTAGTACAGCAAACGAGACAAATTTCTTTTCAGATGTTTGTGAAAATTTTGACAGTGCAGCCCGATTTACCTCACATCCTGAGGGTCTATTAAATCAAATTAAAGCGTGTAACAGTGTTTACCGCTTTCAGTTCCCCATCCGCCGAGGAAACGGTTTTGAAGTGATTGATGCATGGCGTGTTGAACACTCTCACCATATGAGTCCAACCAAAGGTGGGATTCGTTATAGCGAAATGGTTAACGAAGATGAGGTAATGGCCCTTGCGGCTTTAATGACCTACAAATGTGCCATCGTTAATGTTCCTTTTGGTGGCGCTAAAGGTGGTATCAAAATTAACCCTAAAAATTATACAGTGGCGGAGCTGGAAACCATTACCCGCCGTTATACGACTGAATTAATCAAAAAGAATTTTATTGGTCCTGGTATTGACGTTCCTGCTCCTGATTATGGATCTGGAGAGCGTGAAATGAGCTGGATTGCAGATACGTATATGACCATGAACCCCGGGCAACTGGATGCTTTAGGTTGTGTAACCGGAAAACCTATTGCTTTGCATGGTATCCGCGGACGTAAGGAAGCAACAGGACGTGGTGTTGCTTATGCTGTGCGTGAATGTGTAAGTGTTGCCGAAGATATGGCTAAAATTGGCTTAAAAGCTGGTTTAGGTGATAAAAAGGTTATTGTTCAGGGTTTAGGTAACGTGGGTTACCACTCCGCTAAATTCCTGGCAGAATTTGGCGCAACCATTGTTGGTCTTTGCGAGTTTGAAGGCGCCATTTACAATGCCAATGGTTTAAATATTGATGAAGTATTTACACACCGTAAATTAACAGGTTCTATCCTTGGCTTTCCGGGTGCTACAGAATTTAAAAATTCTGAAGAAGGTTTAGAACAACCTTGTGATATTTTGGTGCCTGCAGCTTTAGAAAATGTACTTACCGAAGATAACATCAGGAACATTAAGGCTAAAATTATTGCTGAAGGTGCCAACGGACCAACTACTCCGGGTGCAGAAGCTATTTTTACAGAGATGGGCGGGATCATTATTCCGGATATGTATTGTAATGCCGGGGGTGTTACAGTTTCTTATTTTGAATGGTTAAAAAACCTTTCTCATGTGGCTTTTGGCCGTATGGAAAGCCGTTATGCTGAAAATTCAAATACCAACTTAATTAATACACTTGAAGGTCTTACTGGTCAAAGTATACCAGCAGAGCATCGCACTATGTTAATTAAGGGCGCTTCAGAATTAGAATTGGTAAATTCTGGTCTTGAAGATACCATGAGTCATTCTTACCATGAAATCAGGGAAACTTTATTGTCTAAACCTGGTATTCAAACTTTAAGAACAGCAGCCTTTGTAGGCTCAATTGACAAAATTGCGGTTTCTTACATGAACCTGGGTATTTGGCCATAAATTTTCTACTGTCCGCGCGGCATTAAGAAATAAACGATAAACCGTACCGGGATAACTGGTGCGGTTTTTTGTTTTTAGTAACAAAGCTATAGCGATAGTTTTCAAATGTTGATGTTATGTCAACGGAGTATCAATCAAATGTCATCTAATAGAAACATCTGGAGGCAAAAGATTTTGGCTGCGTATATTTTTTATCTTTGTGCTCTGTTTTTAATATAGGTATTTATGAAGAAGAGTGCGATTATCGGTTTGATAACAATTGCGATTTGTGTTTGCTTTTTGGTAAGCTTAAACGCTGATACCAGTAATTACTCCACCTTTAAAGAAGCTGCAAAAGATTCAAGAGAATTCCATGTAATGGGCTACTGGGAAAAGTCCAAAGGGATGTACTACGATGCCTTAAAAGATGCCAATCACTTTTCTTTTTATATGAAAGATCAGGATGGACAGGTGGGTAAAGTGATTTACAACGGTACTAAGCCACAAGATTTTGAACGCTCAGAGAAACTTGTACTGATTGGTAAAATGGATGCTGGTGTTTTCTATGCTTCTAAAATATTGATGAAATGTCCTTCAAAATACAATGATAATCTTGTGGAAGTGAAGCAGGATGGTACCGTTGAAAAAGAGGATGGTACTAAAGTGAAGCAGGACGGAAAAGTTAAACAATACAACTAATTTTAATGGATATTCAATTTGCAGGAGAGACCCTCCTTCCCGGTAAAATAGGCCAGTTTTTCATCGTGCTTTCCTTTGCGGCGTCTTTGCTTGCTACACTTTCCTATTTTTTTGCCGTAAAAAATAAAGACCTTTCTGATCATTCCTGGACACGTATAGGTCGTATTGCTTTTTTTGTCAACTGGGCAAGTGTTATCGGTATAGGGTCAACCTTGTTTTATCTGATTTTAAATCATTATAACGAATATTACTACGTTTATTTCCACTCTTCAAAAGCATTACCGGTATATTATATCGTCTCGGCATTTTGGGAAGGACAGGAAGGAAGCTTTTGGCTTTGGGCTTTTTGGCAAAGTTTACTTGGCGCACTGTTAATCTGGAAAGCTAAATCATGGGAAAACGGTGTAATGACTGTTGTTTCCTTATCGCAGGTTTTTTTAACCTCTATGTTATTGGGGGTTCAGTTATTTGGGGAGCGCATCGGTAGTTCTCCATTTATTCTGCTTAGAGAAGCTGTTGTTTTAAAAGATATGGCCCCTGTGGTTTTTGCAAACCCGGAAAATTTAAAAAATTACCTTAATTTTATCACAGATGGAAGAGGCTTAAATCCATTGTTGCAAAACTATTGGATGGTGATTCACCCTCCAACCTTGTTTCTTGGATTTGCAAGCATGGTAGTTCCTTTTGCTTATGCCATTGCCGGACTTTGGCAACGAAAATATAAAGAGTGGGTTAAGCCTGCTTTACCATGGGCGCTATTTGCCGTAATGATTTTAGGTACTGGGATCATCATGGGCTCTTTCTGGGCTTACGAGGCTTTAAACTTTGGCGGCTTTTGGGCATGGGATCCTGTTGAAAATGCATCGTTAATTCCATGGTTGATGCTTATTGGTGGTGTGCATGTAATGATTGCCTTTAAAAATACAGGTCACGCTTTTTTTACGGCCATCGCTTTGGTTTTATTGAGCTTCCTGTTGGTGCTGTACGCTTCATTTTTAACCCGTAGTGGGATATTAGGCGAAACATCTGTACACTCGTTCACGGACCTGGGTATGTTTGGTCACCTCATCTTATACAATGTTGTGTTTTTGGTCCTACCTGTGGTGTTGTTGGTGTTAAGATGGAAAGAATTGCCAATTACCAATAAAGATGAAGAAACCTATTCCAGGGAATTCTGGCTTTTTATTGGTGCGCTGGTGGTTACCGTAGCCTGTATTCAGGTTATTTTTACCACCTCTGTTCCGGTATTTAACAAAGCTTTCGGAACCAATTTTGCCCCACCTATAGACGCTATAAAGTACTATAACCAATGGCAGGCTCCATTTGCTATTTTGGTAACTATTATCTCCGGATTTTCTCAGTTTTTAAGGTATAAACGTACAGACCCACGTAAATTTTATAGTTCACTGATTGCTTGCCTGGTGTTTTCTGTTGTTTTAACGGGTGTTTTTGTATGGATAACTGGTGTTTACACCAATCTGATGTATATTTTGCTGAGTTTCAGTTCTGTATTCGCCATATTGTCCAATGCGCGTTTGTTGGCCCAGGGTTTTGGTGGTAAATCAAAGCTGGTAGGTGCTGCAGTAGCGCATATTGGTTTCGCATTTTTGCTGATTGGTGCCATGGTAGCTGCTGCAACCAGTAAGCCGATATCCATTAACAGCACCAATTTTATCCCTGTAAAGGATTTTGAAAAGGTAGAAAAACCGGGAGAAAATATGGTATTGTATCGCAACGAACCTAAAAAAATGGGGCGGTATACGGTAACTTATGTTAGGGATACCACGGTTGCCCCGAATACGTATTACACACTTAATTTTAAGGTGATAGATGATAAAGGAACCATCAAAGAAAGCTTTGATCTGAACCCGCATGTTCAGGTAAATGAGAAGATGGGCCTAATTGCCTCTCCAGATACAAAACATTACATTACTACAGATATTTATACCCACATTACCAGTGCTCCTGATAAGCAAGAATCTCATGAAGACCACGAAGGTCATAATGATGAAGAAAACTATAAAACACCAAGAATTGTAAACGTGAAAATGGGTGATACCCTGCACACCAGCAGTGGAATTATTACTGTAAAGGCATTGAATACCAAGCCGGCAGCCAAAGACCTCGTTTTATCTCCAAATGATGTTGCGGTAGGCTTACCTCTTGAAATTGACCTTAATGGTAAAATTTATAATACTGAGCCTATATTTTTAGTGAAGGGACAAAATACGTTTGACTTTGCCAGAACTATTGATGACCTGGGCTTAAGGTTCAGGTTCACTAAGGTTCTTCCGGAAGAGCAACGAGCAGAATTACAAGTGTTTGAAAAGCCTCAGCAAGCAAAAGACTGGGTGGTTTTTAAAGCCATTGAATTCCCTTTCATCAACCTGTATTGGGTGGGTACAATTGTAATGGTAATCGGTTTTATAATTTCTATAGTAAGAAGGAAAAAGGAAATCAAAGCTGCCTAAATGAAAATCGTTAGCATTGGTTCTGGTAATGTAGCAAGCCATATGGCACTTGCTTTTAAAGCCGCCGGGCATGAGGTGATACAGGTTTGGAGCAGAAGTATGGAACATGCTTCTGTGTTGGCAAACCAGCTTAATGCTTTAGCCATCAATCGTACCGAACTTATAGATCCCAATGCAGACCTTTATGTAATTGCCGTTAAGGATGATGCGATTGCAGATGTAGTCCATGAACTTAAGCATGTCAAGGGACTGGTTGTGCATACTTCTGGTGCAGTATCCATAGACCTATTGTCTTCACTTACAAATTACGGTGTACTTTATCCTTTGCAAACCTTTTCTAAAAGTAAGGTGCTTAATTTTAGTACTGTACCCTTATGTTTAGAGGCTAAGGATGAAACTATCCTGACTGTACTTAGAGATCTGGCAGCTCAACTTACAACGTCTGTAAATATCATTAACAGTGAAAAACGAAAAGTACTGCATGTTGCGGCGGTATTTGCCAATAACTTTACCAATCACCTCTTTTATTTGAGCCAGCAGATTTTGGAAAGCCATCAGCTAAATTTTGATTTGCTGAAACCTTTAATTCTGGAGACTGCAGCTAAAGTGCAAGGGGATAAACTACCAGCCGAGCTGCAAACAGGCCCTGCCGTTCGTGCTGATTTTGCAACGATGGAAAGGCATCTTGCTTTTTTAAAGGAGGAGCCAAAACTGACAGAAATCTATACTATTTTAAGTGATAGCATTAAAAAAACGCATTCATAACAGAATTGCGGTTTATGCTTCTTATTTTTGAACACAATTATGAGTATTTTTAAACTAAAGATAAATTTTGAAGAGAAGGGAAAAGAACCAGTAGAACTGCCAATTGCAGGCGGGGAATCTGTTCTTGACATTTGTCTTGATAATGGAATTGAGCTGCAGCATAACTGCGGTGGGGTATGTGGTTGCAGTACTTGCCACGTCTACGTAAACAAAGGCATGGATAACATCCAGGAGATCTCAGATAAAGAAGAAGATTTTATTGACAGGGCGGTACGTCCAAGAATTACTTCCAGGTTGGGTTGCCAGTGTGTGGTCATCAGTGGAGACATCGAAGTAACGATACCAGACCAGTCAGAATTTCTGGGTCACTAATAATTTTCTATTTTTACCTCCATACAATTTAACATAAAAGACATGCAAGATAAGTTTGCTTTGCCAATATATTGGAACGACCACGAAGATATAGCTCAAGAGTTATATGAAAAGTTTGGTGATGATTTTAATGAGTCTAAAATCTATAGAATCCGTTTTACAGAATTACTGGAATGGGTATTAACCCTACCTAACTTTAAAGGCACCAGAGAACAAAGTACAGAAGGGCATTTGGAGCAAATCCAATCGGCCTGGGTGTATGAATGGAGAGATAACCAGGATTAAAAGATGTTTTTGCAGAAAATAAAGAAGATCACCGCGTTTGTCTTTGACGTAGATGGCGTTTTAACAACCGGTGATGTTCTTGCTGCTGAAAGTGGTGAATTACTACGTACTTTTAACATAAAGGACGGCTATGCCATGCAACTAGCCATTAAAAAGGGTTATCAAATCTGTATTATATCGGGAGGCCAGGGACAGGCCATGCAGCAGCGTTTCGAGCGTTTGGGAATCACTGATATTTTTTTAGGTGTAGGTGATAAAGTTGCAGTTTACCATGATTTTGTTTCCCGGCATCAAATAGATCATACAGCTGTGTTGTATATGGGTGATGATATGCCAGATCTTAAAGTAATGCAGCTTGTTGGGTTACCAGTATGTCCTGCAGATGCAGTACC
The nucleotide sequence above comes from Pedobacter sp. MC2016-14. Encoded proteins:
- a CDS encoding CcmD family protein, whose amino-acid sequence is MKKFIITFLMLLVTGQLFAQNENSAITDSLYASGKIYVVVVCVAVILLGLIFFMFSVDSRLKKVEKKSADKN
- a CDS encoding Glu/Leu/Phe/Val dehydrogenase encodes the protein MISTANETNFFSDVCENFDSAARFTSHPEGLLNQIKACNSVYRFQFPIRRGNGFEVIDAWRVEHSHHMSPTKGGIRYSEMVNEDEVMALAALMTYKCAIVNVPFGGAKGGIKINPKNYTVAELETITRRYTTELIKKNFIGPGIDVPAPDYGSGEREMSWIADTYMTMNPGQLDALGCVTGKPIALHGIRGRKEATGRGVAYAVRECVSVAEDMAKIGLKAGLGDKKVIVQGLGNVGYHSAKFLAEFGATIVGLCEFEGAIYNANGLNIDEVFTHRKLTGSILGFPGATEFKNSEEGLEQPCDILVPAALENVLTEDNIRNIKAKIIAEGANGPTTPGAEAIFTEMGGIIIPDMYCNAGGVTVSYFEWLKNLSHVAFGRMESRYAENSNTNLINTLEGLTGQSIPAEHRTMLIKGASELELVNSGLEDTMSHSYHEIRETLLSKPGIQTLRTAAFVGSIDKIAVSYMNLGIWP
- the ccsA gene encoding cytochrome c biogenesis protein CcsA → MDIQFAGETLLPGKIGQFFIVLSFAASLLATLSYFFAVKNKDLSDHSWTRIGRIAFFVNWASVIGIGSTLFYLILNHYNEYYYVYFHSSKALPVYYIVSAFWEGQEGSFWLWAFWQSLLGALLIWKAKSWENGVMTVVSLSQVFLTSMLLGVQLFGERIGSSPFILLREAVVLKDMAPVVFANPENLKNYLNFITDGRGLNPLLQNYWMVIHPPTLFLGFASMVVPFAYAIAGLWQRKYKEWVKPALPWALFAVMILGTGIIMGSFWAYEALNFGGFWAWDPVENASLIPWLMLIGGVHVMIAFKNTGHAFFTAIALVLLSFLLVLYASFLTRSGILGETSVHSFTDLGMFGHLILYNVVFLVLPVVLLVLRWKELPITNKDEETYSREFWLFIGALVVTVACIQVIFTTSVPVFNKAFGTNFAPPIDAIKYYNQWQAPFAILVTIISGFSQFLRYKRTDPRKFYSSLIACLVFSVVLTGVFVWITGVYTNLMYILLSFSSVFAILSNARLLAQGFGGKSKLVGAAVAHIGFAFLLIGAMVAAATSKPISINSTNFIPVKDFEKVEKPGENMVLYRNEPKKMGRYTVTYVRDTTVAPNTYYTLNFKVIDDKGTIKESFDLNPHVQVNEKMGLIASPDTKHYITTDIYTHITSAPDKQESHEDHEGHNDEENYKTPRIVNVKMGDTLHTSSGIITVKALNTKPAAKDLVLSPNDVAVGLPLEIDLNGKIYNTEPIFLVKGQNTFDFARTIDDLGLRFRFTKVLPEEQRAELQVFEKPQQAKDWVVFKAIEFPFINLYWVGTIVMVIGFIISIVRRKKEIKAA
- a CDS encoding cytochrome c maturation protein CcmE translates to MKKSAIIGLITIAICVCFLVSLNADTSNYSTFKEAAKDSREFHVMGYWEKSKGMYYDALKDANHFSFYMKDQDGQVGKVIYNGTKPQDFERSEKLVLIGKMDAGVFYASKILMKCPSKYNDNLVEVKQDGTVEKEDGTKVKQDGKVKQYN
- a CDS encoding heme exporter protein CcmB; its protein translation is MQLVLEVKHLIKKEILLEWRSKYALNGVLLYVVSTVFVCFLSFVSLKGVTWNALFWIIMLFASINTVSKSFLQESKGRQLYVYTIASPLALIISKTIYNMFLMLLVTVVALAFYTLVFGYTPEDLGLYLIATLLGSMSFSTIFTMISAIASKAGNGGMLMAILSFPVIIPVITVLIKLTKNACDGLDRSVSLDEIFTLLIINVLVMAFSILLFPYLWRD
- a CDS encoding HAD family hydrolase; translation: MFLQKIKKITAFVFDVDGVLTTGDVLAAESGELLRTFNIKDGYAMQLAIKKGYQICIISGGQGQAMQQRFERLGITDIFLGVGDKVAVYHDFVSRHQIDHTAVLYMGDDMPDLKVMQLVGLPVCPADAVPEIRAVAEYISPFEGGKTAVRDVIEKVLKVQGKWYDPNPLAVDSGK
- a CDS encoding 2Fe-2S iron-sulfur cluster-binding protein codes for the protein MSIFKLKINFEEKGKEPVELPIAGGESVLDICLDNGIELQHNCGGVCGCSTCHVYVNKGMDNIQEISDKEEDFIDRAVRPRITSRLGCQCVVISGDIEVTIPDQSEFLGH
- a CDS encoding Rossmann-like and DUF2520 domain-containing protein, whose product is MKIVSIGSGNVASHMALAFKAAGHEVIQVWSRSMEHASVLANQLNALAINRTELIDPNADLYVIAVKDDAIADVVHELKHVKGLVVHTSGAVSIDLLSSLTNYGVLYPLQTFSKSKVLNFSTVPLCLEAKDETILTVLRDLAAQLTTSVNIINSEKRKVLHVAAVFANNFTNHLFYLSQQILESHQLNFDLLKPLILETAAKVQGDKLPAELQTGPAVRADFATMERHLAFLKEEPKLTEIYTILSDSIKKTHS
- the iscX gene encoding Fe-S cluster assembly protein IscX; its protein translation is MQDKFALPIYWNDHEDIAQELYEKFGDDFNESKIYRIRFTELLEWVLTLPNFKGTREQSTEGHLEQIQSAWVYEWRDNQD
- the ccsA gene encoding cytochrome c biogenesis protein CcsA; translation: MYKSWWKILGAVLVMYSTIAGFLAKTPELPILHESIRNLYFHVPMWFSMIVLFSISVVQSIKFLSNGDAKSDLKAVESVNAGIIFGILGIITGAIWARFTWGQAWSFDVKQNFAAIALLLYFAYMILRNAIDEDQKRAKISAIYNIFAFPMMVVLLFVLPRLSDSLHPGNGGNPGFNSYDLDSRMRMIFYPACIGWILIGYWMYTLLFRVRVLETNEKNIA